One window of Candidatus Methylomirabilota bacterium genomic DNA carries:
- a CDS encoding general secretion pathway protein GspB: MSYILEALRKVERQRRGRAIPDLATVHGPSAAGRRIWVPVVSGVLLVNAGLLALLLWYRPETPPAPSPTTQAEAPAADAAGPPPAASDAPASAAAAAAVPPGSPPSTEPAPAVVASAPSTAAPVGAQPAEPVSAPPAPPASASNERRIGGPEIPDPGSSVRTAESGPRVRITVPGSDAAREVEVARGAAAGTPAPPPSAGSAGASVKAAVPADLPPSFRAAVSQLRLEALVYAQSPGDRKVFINGRRYLEGETLDGGILVEKIVEEGAVLSYRDHRYVLRHFR, from the coding sequence ATGTCCTACATCCTCGAAGCCCTGAGAAAGGTCGAGCGGCAGCGGCGAGGGCGCGCGATTCCCGACCTGGCCACCGTCCACGGCCCGAGCGCGGCCGGCCGGCGCATCTGGGTGCCCGTCGTGTCGGGCGTGCTGCTCGTCAACGCGGGGCTGCTGGCGCTGCTGCTCTGGTACCGCCCCGAGACGCCGCCCGCTCCGTCGCCGACGACGCAGGCCGAAGCACCGGCTGCGGACGCGGCGGGCCCACCACCGGCGGCATCCGACGCGCCGGCTTCGGCGGCGGCTGCCGCTGCCGTGCCGCCCGGATCGCCGCCGTCAACCGAGCCTGCTCCGGCCGTCGTCGCGTCGGCGCCCTCGACGGCTGCTCCCGTTGGCGCCCAGCCGGCGGAGCCTGTGTCGGCGCCCCCCGCTCCTCCGGCCAGCGCCTCGAACGAGCGTCGGATCGGGGGACCCGAGATTCCCGATCCGGGCTCGAGCGTGCGTACCGCCGAGTCCGGGCCACGCGTCAGGATCACGGTTCCCGGCTCGGACGCGGCTCGAGAGGTGGAAGTCGCGCGCGGCGCAGCCGCGGGAACCCCGGCGCCACCGCCTTCCGCCGGCTCGGCGGGCGCGAGCGTCAAGGCCGCGGTCCCCGCCGATCTGCCTCCATCGTTCCGGGCGGCCGTGTCCCAGCTGCGGCTGGAGGCCCTCGTGTACGCGCAGAGCCCGGGAGACCGCAAGGTCTTCATCAACGGCCGTCGCTATCTGGAAGGCGAGACGCTCGACGGCGGCATCCTGGTGGAGAAGATCGTCGAAGAGGGCGCCGTCCTCAGCTACCGCGACCACCGCTACGTGCTGCGTCACTTTCGCTGA
- a CDS encoding FAD-dependent monooxygenase, translating to MRIVSIGGGPAGLSFAILMKKADPAHDVTVIERNRPDETFGFGVVLSDATLGHFTEADPESGAEISRALTHWDDIDIHYQGQVLTSAGHGFSGLSRQELLDILQRRCRQLGVRLQFEREVADPAQLADADLVVAADGVNSALRTRHAERFGPEIDWRSNRFVWLGTTFPFRAFTFFFKASEHGLWRVHAYRYDQRLSTFIVETTPATWVRAGLDAATEDDTVAFTEGLFARELGGHRILKNRSLWRRFPTVRNTRWHWGNIVLVGDAAHTAHFSVGSGTRLAMEDAIALSAALRRSPRVAEALAAYERERRPHVEALQRAAQASLEWFEQTERYVGRLEPLQFAFSLLTRSLRVTYDTLRARDARFVETLERWFADVAAQQSGAAVPVEPAPPPALTPFRLRDLVLSNRLVVSAADPASPAAGDAGLVIAAPSDAGRQPHTTETCEPRRLTAWRRDALHKQPKAAVGLRVAGPRAPGTARMASETGFDLLEIELAHGASLDLVDAVRAVWPAGKPLSARIAMKTPEASVEAARMLKARGCDVISVDRIALSDRIRHEAGVPTMTATPADVNSIVAAGRADLCLLDME from the coding sequence GTGCGGATCGTGAGCATCGGTGGGGGACCCGCGGGGCTCTCCTTCGCCATCCTCATGAAGAAGGCCGACCCCGCCCACGACGTCACCGTCATCGAGCGCAACCGGCCCGACGAGACGTTCGGCTTCGGCGTCGTGCTGTCCGACGCCACGCTCGGGCACTTCACCGAGGCCGACCCCGAGAGCGGCGCCGAGATCAGCCGGGCCCTGACCCACTGGGACGACATCGACATCCACTACCAGGGTCAGGTGCTCACCTCCGCCGGGCACGGGTTCTCCGGGCTGAGCCGCCAGGAGCTGCTCGACATCTTGCAGCGCCGCTGCCGGCAGCTGGGCGTGCGGCTCCAGTTCGAGCGGGAGGTGGCCGATCCGGCGCAGCTCGCCGACGCCGACCTGGTCGTCGCCGCCGATGGGGTCAACAGCGCCCTCCGCACCCGCCATGCCGAGCGCTTCGGCCCCGAGATCGACTGGCGGTCCAATCGCTTCGTGTGGCTGGGCACGACGTTTCCGTTCCGGGCCTTCACCTTTTTCTTCAAGGCGAGCGAGCACGGCCTCTGGCGGGTGCACGCCTACCGCTACGACCAGCGGCTGTCGACCTTCATCGTGGAGACGACCCCCGCCACCTGGGTGCGGGCCGGCCTGGACGCGGCCACCGAGGACGACACCGTGGCCTTCACGGAGGGCCTGTTCGCTCGTGAGCTCGGCGGCCACCGCATCCTCAAGAACCGCTCGCTCTGGCGGCGCTTCCCGACCGTGCGCAACACCCGCTGGCACTGGGGCAACATCGTCCTCGTGGGCGACGCCGCTCACACCGCCCACTTCTCCGTCGGCTCGGGAACCAGGCTGGCGATGGAGGACGCCATCGCGCTGAGCGCGGCGCTGCGCCGGTCCCCGCGCGTGGCCGAAGCGCTGGCGGCCTACGAGCGCGAGCGGCGGCCCCACGTCGAGGCCCTGCAGCGGGCGGCCCAGGCCAGCCTGGAGTGGTTCGAGCAGACCGAGCGCTACGTCGGCCGCCTGGAGCCGCTGCAGTTCGCGTTCAGCCTGCTCACGCGGAGCCTGCGCGTCACGTACGACACGCTGCGGGCGCGCGACGCCAGGTTCGTGGAGACGCTCGAGCGCTGGTTCGCCGACGTGGCCGCCCAGCAGAGCGGCGCCGCGGTGCCGGTCGAGCCGGCCCCGCCTCCCGCGCTCACGCCCTTCCGGCTGCGGGACCTCGTCCTCAGCAACCGGCTCGTCGTTTCTGCAGCAGACCCGGCATCTCCGGCCGCCGGTGACGCGGGGCTGGTGATCGCCGCGCCGAGCGACGCGGGCCGGCAGCCCCACACCACGGAGACGTGCGAGCCCCGGCGCCTGACGGCCTGGCGGCGGGACGCCCTTCACAAGCAGCCGAAAGCGGCGGTCGGCCTGCGGGTGGCCGGCCCCAGGGCACCGGGTACCGCTCGAATGGCGAGCGAGACGGGGTTCGACCTGCTCGAGATCGAGTTGGCTCACGGCGCCTCGCTCGACCTGGTCGACGCCGTGCGCGCGGTCTGGCCTGCCGGCAAGCCCCTGTCCGCGAGAATCGCCATGAAGACGCCAGAGGCCTCGGTGGAGGCGGCCCGGATGCTGAAAGCCCGCGGCTGTGACGTGATCTCCGTTGACCGGATAGCCCTCAGCGACCGCATTCGCCACGAGGCGGGCGTGCCGACCATGACGGCCACGCCCGCCGACGTCAACTCGATCGTCGCCGCCGGCCGGGCGGACCTCTGTCTGCTGGATATGGAATAA
- a CDS encoding AAA family ATPase, whose amino-acid sequence MYAEHFGLAELPFSLTPDPRYVYMSERHREALAHLIYGISQGDGFVQLTGEVGTGKTTMCRCLLEQLPADVDVALIFNPRLTSHELLAAVCDELRVPYQPGATSVKLLVDSLYRHLLSAHERGRRTVLIIDEAQNLSADVLEQVRLLTNLETARDKLLQIILIGQTELGALLERPELRQLAQRVTARYHLRPFSFDETRAYIIHRLAVAGRTRMLFSPWALREIHRLSRGVPRLINVICDRALLGAYASTRSWVDARTVRRAAREVRGARIARRRWPWLGAGVSVLALAAVLVTTDRLPDVFSASKPAGDVSGVALVTATDMPPALSGNGAAGPPAVPGLEIPLEEVLTSPSMRTDRPKAFSTLFARWGLRFSDAADVCQFGQAAGLRCLARNGTWGWLRRLDLPAVIELRMRAGEQYFATVIALEEQRATLDFGGQQLMFPLAEIDQYWNGAFVLLWSAPLSDSVLVPGQRGPDVRWLRRQLVAVNGASLDTESDVYDPDVIREVTAFQRSRLLADDGIAGEETLAHLSAAVREPGKPRLSAAAR is encoded by the coding sequence ATGTACGCCGAGCACTTCGGCCTCGCCGAGTTGCCGTTCTCCCTCACCCCGGATCCTCGCTATGTCTACATGAGCGAGCGCCATCGGGAGGCCCTGGCCCACCTGATCTACGGGATCAGTCAGGGGGACGGCTTCGTGCAGCTCACCGGCGAGGTGGGCACGGGCAAGACGACGATGTGCCGCTGTCTGCTCGAGCAGCTTCCCGCGGACGTCGACGTGGCCTTGATCTTCAATCCCCGCCTCACCAGCCACGAGCTGCTCGCCGCCGTCTGCGACGAGCTGCGTGTGCCCTACCAGCCGGGCGCCACGAGCGTCAAGCTGCTCGTGGACAGCCTGTACCGTCACCTGCTGAGCGCCCACGAACGCGGCCGTCGCACCGTGCTCATCATCGACGAAGCCCAGAACCTCAGCGCCGACGTGCTGGAGCAGGTGCGGCTCCTCACCAACCTCGAGACCGCCCGCGACAAGCTCCTGCAGATCATCCTCATCGGCCAGACCGAGCTCGGGGCCCTGCTGGAGCGGCCGGAGCTGCGGCAGCTGGCCCAGCGGGTGACGGCGCGCTATCACCTGCGGCCGTTCAGCTTCGACGAGACCCGCGCCTACATCATCCATCGCCTCGCCGTGGCCGGTCGGACGCGGATGCTCTTCTCGCCCTGGGCCCTGCGAGAGATCCACCGTCTGTCCCGCGGCGTGCCGCGCCTGATCAACGTCATCTGCGACCGCGCGCTGCTGGGAGCCTACGCGAGCACGAGGAGCTGGGTCGACGCGCGCACGGTCCGGCGGGCGGCGCGGGAGGTCCGGGGAGCCCGGATCGCACGCCGCCGGTGGCCGTGGCTGGGCGCTGGGGTGAGCGTGCTGGCGCTGGCGGCCGTGCTCGTCACCACCGATCGGCTGCCCGACGTGTTCAGCGCCTCGAAGCCTGCCGGCGACGTGAGCGGTGTCGCGCTGGTGACCGCGACCGACATGCCGCCGGCCTTGTCCGGCAATGGAGCGGCGGGCCCGCCCGCGGTGCCCGGGCTCGAGATCCCCCTCGAGGAGGTCTTGACGAGCCCTTCCATGCGGACGGACAGGCCAAAGGCCTTCTCCACCCTGTTCGCCCGCTGGGGGCTTCGCTTCTCCGACGCCGCCGACGTGTGCCAGTTCGGGCAGGCGGCGGGCCTGCGCTGCCTGGCCCGCAACGGCACCTGGGGCTGGCTGCGCCGGCTGGATCTGCCCGCCGTCATCGAGCTGCGCATGCGGGCCGGCGAGCAGTACTTCGCCACCGTGATCGCTCTGGAAGAGCAGCGGGCCACACTGGACTTCGGGGGTCAGCAGCTCATGTTCCCGCTCGCCGAGATCGACCAGTACTGGAACGGGGCGTTCGTGCTGCTCTGGTCGGCCCCGCTGTCAGACAGCGTATTGGTGCCCGGCCAGCGGGGCCCCGACGTGCGATGGCTGCGGCGCCAGCTCGTCGCCGTGAACGGCGCGTCCCTCGACACCGAGAGCGACGTCTACGACCCCGACGTCATCCGCGAGGTCACGGCCTTCCAGCGGAGCCGGCTACTGGCCGACGACGGCATCGCCGGCGAGGAGACGCTAGCCCATCTGAGCGCGGCGGTTCGTGAGCCCGGCAAGCCACGGCTGTCGGCGGCGGCACGGTAG